In one window of Nesterenkonia sandarakina DNA:
- a CDS encoding Gfo/Idh/MocA family protein, whose protein sequence is MSAAATADSSTAERSSGQQTQEQPGRTRYVILGMGNRCEMYINAIAGPHSEVAELVALADTNPGRMQYYQDQVEAQQGRRPASFAPETLTDYIQAEGIDRVIITTPDFTHADYIVEALTAGADVVVEKPLTVSAEASARIAETARETGREVIVTFNYRYSPRNTALKAAIQDGIIGEVTSVDFTWVLDTVHGADYFRRWHRIKENSGGLLIHKASHHFDLVNWWIADTPQRVYASGGLKFYGAESASRRGIDAAERGTREGSETDPFALDLRSDERLQALYLNNEHHDGYRRDQDVFSAGITIEDNLALVVDYSRGAILNYSLNAHSPWEGYRVAVNGTEGRLELEVIERAALLPAAGGSPVDPSVSDDAQSNRLRAKGERLLLQRHWEEAREIEIVNGEGAHGGGDRLLLADIFRGAGEDPYKRPAGLVDGIQAIAVGVCGNESLATGNAVKVADLDLGLEAAADV, encoded by the coding sequence ATGAGCGCAGCAGCCACAGCAGACTCCAGCACCGCAGAACGCAGCTCAGGGCAGCAGACCCAGGAGCAGCCAGGACGCACCCGCTACGTGATCCTCGGGATGGGCAATCGCTGTGAGATGTACATCAACGCCATCGCCGGGCCGCATTCTGAAGTGGCCGAGCTGGTGGCCCTGGCCGACACGAACCCGGGGCGGATGCAGTACTACCAGGACCAGGTGGAGGCCCAGCAGGGCCGGCGCCCGGCCAGCTTTGCGCCGGAGACGCTCACCGACTACATCCAGGCCGAGGGCATCGACCGGGTCATCATCACCACACCCGACTTCACTCACGCGGACTACATCGTCGAGGCGCTCACCGCAGGCGCTGACGTCGTGGTGGAGAAGCCGCTGACCGTCAGCGCCGAGGCCAGCGCCCGGATCGCCGAGACGGCCCGCGAGACTGGGCGCGAGGTCATCGTGACCTTCAACTATCGCTACTCCCCGCGCAACACCGCGCTGAAGGCGGCCATCCAGGACGGGATCATCGGGGAGGTCACCTCGGTGGACTTCACCTGGGTGCTGGACACCGTCCACGGTGCCGACTACTTCCGGCGCTGGCACCGGATCAAGGAGAACTCCGGGGGTCTGCTCATCCACAAGGCCAGTCACCACTTCGACCTGGTGAACTGGTGGATTGCGGACACCCCGCAGCGGGTCTACGCCTCCGGGGGGCTGAAGTTCTACGGAGCCGAATCGGCGTCCAGGCGCGGCATCGACGCCGCCGAGCGCGGCACTCGAGAAGGGTCGGAGACGGATCCCTTCGCACTGGACCTGCGCTCGGATGAACGCCTGCAGGCGCTGTACCTGAACAACGAACACCACGACGGGTATCGCCGGGACCAGGACGTCTTCTCCGCCGGGATCACGATCGAGGACAACCTTGCCCTGGTGGTCGACTACTCGCGCGGAGCCATCCTGAACTACTCGCTGAACGCGCACAGCCCCTGGGAGGGCTACCGGGTCGCGGTCAACGGCACCGAGGGCCGACTTGAGCTGGAGGTGATCGAGCGGGCGGCGTTGCTGCCCGCCGCCGGAGGCTCCCCGGTGGACCCCTCGGTCAGCGATGACGCCCAGTCCAACCGCCTGCGTGCCAAGGGGGAGCGGCTGCTGCTGCAGCGGCACTGGGAAGAGGCCCGCGAGATCGAGATCGTCAACGGCGAGGGCGCCCACGGCGGCGGCGACAGGCTGCTGTTGGCGGACATCTTCCGCGGCGCCGGGGAGGACCCCTATAAGCGCCCGGCCGGACTCGTCGATGGGATCCAGGCCATCGCCGTGGGAGTCTGCGGCAACGAGTCCCTGGCCACCGGCAATGCGGTGAAGGTCGCGGATCTGGATCTCGGGCTGGAGGCCGCAGCTGATGTCTGA
- a CDS encoding carbohydrate ABC transporter permease: MRSTSPRKRGMKAVIKHILMVLASLVMIYPLLWMLVSSLRPNDLIFREPGILLTTLEFNNYVQGWNALSHPFSHFLMNSAIVVFGSILANLVSCSMAAYAFARLDFKFKKPMFALMLLTIMLPVHVVIIPQYILFSNLGWVNTFLPLIVPKMLATDAFFIFLMIQFIRGIPKDLDEAARIDGAGHIRIFLQVILPLMVPALATTTIFTFMWTWNDLFSQLIFLTSPDMYTVPLALSAFIDSTGESNWGGMFAMSIVSILPLFLIFLFGQRFLIKGMATTGIK; encoded by the coding sequence ATGCGCTCCACCTCTCCGCGCAAGCGCGGGATGAAGGCGGTCATCAAGCACATCCTGATGGTCCTGGCTTCGCTGGTGATGATCTATCCGCTGCTCTGGATGCTGGTCTCCTCGCTGCGGCCCAACGACCTGATCTTCCGTGAACCCGGCATTCTGCTGACCACCCTGGAGTTCAACAACTACGTCCAGGGCTGGAACGCGCTGAGCCACCCGTTCAGCCACTTCCTGATGAACTCCGCGATCGTGGTCTTCGGCTCGATCCTGGCGAACCTGGTCTCCTGCTCCATGGCGGCCTACGCCTTTGCGCGGCTGGACTTCAAGTTCAAGAAGCCCATGTTCGCGCTGATGCTGCTGACGATCATGCTGCCGGTGCACGTGGTGATCATTCCCCAGTACATCCTGTTCTCGAACCTCGGCTGGGTGAACACCTTCCTGCCGCTGATCGTGCCGAAGATGCTCGCCACGGACGCGTTCTTCATCTTCCTGATGATCCAGTTCATCCGCGGCATCCCCAAGGATCTGGACGAGGCGGCCCGCATCGACGGGGCCGGGCACATCCGGATCTTCCTGCAGGTGATCCTGCCGCTGATGGTCCCGGCGCTGGCGACCACCACCATCTTCACCTTCATGTGGACCTGGAACGATCTGTTCAGCCAGCTGATCTTCCTGACCTCACCGGACATGTACACGGTGCCGCTGGCGCTCTCGGCGTTCATCGACTCCACCGGAGAATCGAACTGGGGCGGGATGTTCGCGATGTCGATCGTCTCGATCCTGCCGCTGTTCCTGATCTTCCTCTTCGGTCAGCGCTTCCTGATCAAGGGCATGGCCACCACCGGCATTAAGTAG
- a CDS encoding NAD-dependent epimerase/dehydratase family protein — protein MSERVIITGGSGRLGRSVVAGFVEAGHDVFSLDRSMPEDPAEGVSYRSIDLLDAAATKTLFEELTPTAVVSLAAIAVPFSAPEEVILRTNAGIAHSVTAAAVASGAKKVIIASSPSIMGYGSPAGWVPPRLPLDEDVTPQPWHAYGLSKYVAEQVAAMFAQQRDDVKFISFRPCYVIAPEEWAGAPTQQGHTIAERLEDPALSAVALFNYVDARDVTDFLLTALANIDRVRNGEVFFVGAKDAMARRPLAELVPEHFPALAHLAGGLIGDSPAFSIRKAKEVLGWEPTRSWRTELVAELRD, from the coding sequence ATGTCTGAGCGGGTGATCATCACCGGAGGCTCCGGGAGACTCGGCCGCAGCGTGGTGGCAGGCTTCGTGGAGGCGGGCCACGACGTGTTCAGCCTGGATCGGTCGATGCCCGAAGACCCGGCCGAAGGGGTCAGCTACCGCAGCATCGACCTGCTTGACGCAGCGGCCACCAAGACGCTGTTCGAGGAACTCACGCCCACAGCCGTGGTCTCCCTCGCCGCCATCGCGGTCCCCTTCAGCGCCCCGGAAGAGGTGATCCTGCGGACCAATGCCGGGATCGCTCACAGCGTCACGGCAGCGGCGGTGGCCTCCGGGGCGAAGAAAGTGATCATCGCCTCGAGCCCCTCGATCATGGGCTACGGCTCGCCGGCCGGGTGGGTCCCGCCGCGGCTGCCCCTGGACGAGGACGTGACCCCGCAGCCCTGGCATGCCTATGGGTTGAGCAAATATGTCGCCGAGCAGGTCGCCGCGATGTTCGCCCAGCAGAGAGACGACGTGAAGTTCATCAGCTTCCGTCCCTGCTATGTGATCGCCCCGGAGGAATGGGCGGGTGCACCGACCCAGCAGGGTCACACCATCGCCGAGCGGCTCGAGGATCCGGCGCTCTCCGCGGTAGCGCTGTTCAACTATGTCGATGCCCGCGATGTCACGGACTTCCTGCTGACCGCGCTGGCGAACATCGACCGGGTGCGGAACGGGGAAGTGTTCTTCGTCGGCGCCAAGGATGCGATGGCGCGCCGGCCGCTGGCCGAGCTGGTGCCCGAGCATTTTCCGGCCCTGGCCCACCTGGCCGGAGGGCTCATCGGTGACTCACCGGCGTTCTCGATACGTAAGGCGAAAGAGGTGCTCGGCTGGGAACCCACCCGGTCCTGGCGCACCGAGCTGGTGGCCGAGCTCCGGGACTGA